A genomic segment from Nocardia cyriacigeorgica GUH-2 encodes:
- the rplT gene encoding 50S ribosomal protein L20 produces the protein MARVKRAVNAQKKRRSILEASKGYRGQRSRLYRKAKEQQLHSLTYAYRDRRARKGDFRKLWIARINAAARLNDITYNRFIQGLKAAGVEVDRKNLAELAVSDAEAFAGLVAIAKAALPQDVNAPAA, from the coding sequence GTGGCACGCGTCAAAAGGGCCGTCAACGCTCAGAAGAAGCGCCGTTCCATCCTCGAGGCCTCCAAGGGCTACCGCGGCCAGCGCTCGCGGCTGTACCGCAAGGCCAAGGAACAGCAGCTGCACTCGCTCACCTACGCCTACCGGGACCGCCGGGCGCGCAAGGGTGACTTCCGCAAGCTGTGGATCGCCCGCATCAACGCCGCGGCGCGGCTGAACGACATCACCTACAACCGCTTCATCCAGGGCCTCAAGGCCGCCGGTGTGGAGGTCGACCGCAAGAACCTCGCCGAGCTGGCCGTCTCCGACGCCGAAGCCTTCGCCGGTCTGGTCGCCATCGCCAAGGCCGCGCTGCCGCAGGACGTCAACGCCCCGGCCGCCTGA
- a CDS encoding TrmH family RNA methyltransferase, producing the protein MDALSERNPRVVSAVKLHRSAHRRKAGLFLAEGANSVTAALETGRVRELFYSAAAATREHELVAGAAASGVRTTLVSDRAAQALGETVTPPGLVAVCETLDVEPGAIFGAGPRILAVPVEMADPGNAGTLIRVVDAVGGDGVILAGDSVDPHNGKCVRAAAGSLFHVPIARSRDVGATLDNLAAAGITILATAAKGEVELDDADALFTGPVAWLFGNEAHGLGPAVAARADHRIRIPIRGRAESLNLATAASICLYANSRVRYRQT; encoded by the coding sequence GTGGACGCGCTCTCCGAGCGCAATCCACGGGTCGTTTCCGCTGTCAAGCTCCATCGCTCCGCGCATCGCCGCAAGGCCGGTCTGTTCCTGGCCGAAGGTGCCAATTCGGTGACCGCGGCGCTGGAGACCGGGCGGGTACGTGAGCTGTTCTACTCGGCCGCCGCCGCGACTCGGGAGCATGAACTCGTCGCCGGCGCCGCCGCGTCGGGCGTGCGGACCACGCTGGTGAGCGATCGCGCCGCGCAGGCGCTGGGGGAGACCGTGACGCCGCCGGGGTTGGTCGCCGTGTGCGAGACGCTCGATGTCGAACCGGGTGCGATCTTCGGCGCCGGGCCGCGGATCCTGGCCGTGCCGGTGGAGATGGCCGACCCGGGTAATGCGGGCACGCTGATCCGCGTGGTCGACGCGGTCGGCGGCGACGGGGTGATCCTGGCAGGCGATTCCGTCGACCCGCACAACGGCAAATGTGTGCGTGCCGCGGCGGGCAGCCTGTTCCATGTGCCGATCGCCCGCAGCCGGGATGTGGGTGCGACGCTCGACAACCTCGCCGCCGCCGGCATCACGATCCTGGCCACCGCGGCCAAAGGCGAGGTCGAACTCGACGACGCCGACGCGCTGTTCACCGGACCTGTCGCCTGGCTGTTCGGTAACGAGGCCCACGGCCTGGGCCCGGCCGTCGCCGCCCGCGCCGACCACCGCATCCGCATCCCCATCCGGGGGCGCGCGGAAAGCCTCAACCTGGCCACCGCCGCCTCGATCTGCCTCTACGCGAACTCGCGGGTGCGTTACCGGCAGACGTGA
- a CDS encoding TetR/AcrR family transcriptional regulator produces the protein MTTKTRMSATERGEQVLTAAVQAFAETGYAATKTDDIARRAGVSQPYVIRLFGTKQQLFLAALNRVCDRIEAVFRQAAATDPNPTAATLGRGYTTFLAERELLQVLLHGFAASADPVIGEQTRARFGRIYELARELTGAPATEVRRFMATGMLLTVMTSMQVAGPNAVPAPWAAEILEDLGKFGD, from the coding sequence TTGACGACGAAAACCCGGATGAGCGCGACCGAACGCGGTGAGCAGGTGCTGACCGCGGCGGTCCAGGCGTTCGCCGAAACCGGTTACGCGGCAACGAAAACCGATGACATCGCGCGCCGCGCCGGCGTATCCCAGCCGTATGTGATCCGATTGTTCGGCACCAAGCAGCAGCTGTTCCTGGCCGCGCTGAACCGGGTATGCGACCGCATCGAGGCGGTGTTCCGGCAGGCGGCGGCGACCGATCCGAACCCGACGGCGGCGACGCTGGGCCGCGGCTACACCACGTTTCTTGCCGAACGCGAGCTGCTCCAGGTGCTCCTGCACGGCTTCGCCGCCAGCGCCGACCCCGTCATCGGCGAGCAGACCCGGGCCCGCTTCGGGCGGATCTACGAACTGGCCCGCGAACTGACCGGCGCACCGGCCACCGAGGTCCGCCGGTTCATGGCCACCGGCATGCTGCTGACGGTGATGACGTCGATGCAGGTGGCAGGACCGAACGCGGTGCCCGCGCCGTGGGCGGCCGAGATCCTGGAGGATCTGGGGAAGTTCGGCGACTGA
- a CDS encoding MFS transporter yields MTETLTTAPIAAPPKPTRESGKRPLAAVLAAVGIPMFMVTLDNLVVTNALPVIRTELGASLTDLQWFVNAYTLSFAALLLTASALGDRLGRRRVFLAGIAVFTVASAACALATEPWMLIAARALQGLGGAAVMPLSLTLLSSAVPERMRNAAIGIWGGISGMGIAVGPVVGGAVVDGFSWQWIFWLNVPIGLLALPFAARMLDESFGGSRRLDLPGLLLSAGGVLAIVWGIMHGAEDGWTSGPVLAALIAGAALLAALIGWELRTPDPMLPLRLFRSRAFRVSNTTSFTFAVGVFGSIFLISQYFQVVQGYSPLESGLRTLPWTAAPMVVAPLAGLIVNRVGARVVLSTGQAMLAVSLVWMAAVSTIDAPYSAFLGAMLLGGVGMGLTFAPSATVVMASAAPEDRAMASGTNSTLREVGVAMGIAVLASVFASHGSYSDPQSYVDGLVPAVWVGAAIVAVGVLVSLLLPRTIEPVGEAAVCTS; encoded by the coding sequence ATGACCGAGACTCTCACCACCGCGCCGATCGCGGCGCCTCCGAAACCCACCCGTGAATCGGGCAAACGCCCACTGGCCGCCGTGCTGGCGGCGGTCGGCATCCCGATGTTCATGGTCACGCTGGACAACCTGGTGGTGACCAATGCGCTGCCGGTCATCCGCACCGAACTGGGCGCCTCCCTCACCGACCTGCAGTGGTTCGTCAACGCCTACACGCTCTCCTTCGCCGCGCTGCTGCTCACCGCGTCGGCCCTCGGTGACCGGCTGGGCCGGCGCCGGGTCTTCCTCGCCGGCATCGCGGTGTTCACCGTCGCGTCGGCGGCCTGCGCGCTGGCCACCGAACCGTGGATGCTGATCGCGGCCCGGGCCTTGCAGGGCCTCGGCGGCGCGGCCGTCATGCCGCTGTCGCTGACCCTGCTGTCGAGCGCGGTGCCGGAGCGGATGCGCAATGCCGCGATCGGTATCTGGGGCGGGATCTCCGGGATGGGGATCGCGGTCGGGCCGGTGGTCGGCGGTGCCGTGGTGGACGGATTCAGCTGGCAGTGGATCTTCTGGCTGAACGTGCCGATCGGACTGCTGGCGCTGCCGTTCGCGGCACGCATGCTCGACGAATCCTTCGGTGGCAGCCGCCGCCTCGATCTGCCGGGATTGCTGCTGTCGGCGGGCGGGGTGCTGGCGATCGTGTGGGGCATCATGCACGGCGCCGAGGACGGCTGGACCTCCGGTCCGGTGCTGGCGGCGTTGATCGCCGGTGCCGCCCTGCTGGCCGCGCTGATCGGCTGGGAACTGCGCACCCCGGATCCGATGCTGCCGCTGCGGCTGTTCCGGTCCAGGGCCTTCCGGGTGAGCAATACGACCAGCTTCACCTTCGCGGTCGGTGTGTTCGGTTCGATCTTCCTGATCTCGCAGTACTTCCAGGTGGTGCAGGGCTACAGCCCGCTCGAATCCGGTCTGCGCACCCTGCCCTGGACCGCCGCGCCGATGGTGGTGGCGCCGCTGGCCGGGCTGATCGTCAACCGGGTCGGTGCGCGCGTGGTGCTCTCGACCGGGCAGGCGATGCTGGCCGTCTCGCTGGTCTGGATGGCGGCGGTGAGCACCATCGACGCGCCCTACAGTGCGTTCCTCGGCGCCATGTTGCTCGGCGGCGTGGGCATGGGGCTGACTTTCGCCCCCAGCGCCACCGTGGTGATGGCCAGTGCGGCGCCCGAGGATCGGGCCATGGCCTCGGGCACCAACAGCACCCTGCGTGAGGTGGGTGTGGCCATGGGTATCGCGGTGCTGGCCTCGGTCTTCGCCTCGCACGGCTCCTACTCCGACCCGCAGAGCTATGTCGACGGGCTGGTCCCCGCGGTCTGGGTCGGCGCCGCCATCGTCGCCGTCGGTGTGCTGGTGTCGCTGCTGCTGCCGCGGACGATCGAGCCGGTGGGCGAGGCTGCCGTCTGCACCTCCTGA
- the pheS gene encoding phenylalanine--tRNA ligase subunit alpha produces the protein MGDDNSAVEQNASLTEEALAAAAAAAEKAFAAAADLDALAVAKTEHIGGKSPIALAQRAVGALPKTEKADAGKRVNVARTRVSEAFEARRAALLAERDAAVLVAESIDVTLPARRQPVGARHPITVISEQIADVFVAMGWEVAEGPEVETEHFNFDALNFLPDHPARTMQDTFHIAPEGSRQVLRTHTSPVQVRSMLERDLPIYVVCPGRTFRTDELDATHTPVFSQVEGLAVDKGLTMAHLRGTLDAFARALFGPQTRTRMRPNYFPFTEPSAEVDVWFPDKKGGAGWVEWGGCGMVNPKVLIASGIDPEEYSGFAFGMGLERTLQFRNGIPDMRDIVEGDVRFTLPFGIRS, from the coding sequence GTGGGCGACGACAACAGCGCAGTCGAGCAGAACGCCTCGCTGACCGAGGAGGCATTGGCCGCGGCCGCGGCGGCGGCCGAGAAGGCGTTCGCGGCGGCCGCCGACCTGGATGCGCTCGCGGTCGCCAAGACCGAGCACATCGGCGGCAAGTCGCCCATCGCGCTGGCCCAGCGGGCCGTCGGCGCGCTGCCCAAGACCGAGAAGGCCGACGCCGGCAAGCGCGTGAACGTGGCGCGCACCCGGGTCTCGGAGGCCTTCGAGGCCCGGCGTGCGGCGCTGCTGGCCGAACGCGACGCCGCGGTGCTGGTGGCCGAGAGCATCGACGTCACCCTGCCCGCGCGGCGGCAGCCGGTCGGTGCGCGGCATCCGATCACCGTCATCTCCGAGCAGATCGCCGACGTGTTCGTGGCGATGGGCTGGGAGGTCGCCGAGGGGCCGGAGGTGGAGACCGAGCACTTCAACTTCGACGCGCTCAACTTCCTGCCCGATCATCCGGCGCGCACCATGCAGGACACCTTCCACATCGCGCCCGAGGGCTCGCGGCAGGTGCTGCGCACGCACACCTCGCCGGTGCAGGTGCGGTCGATGCTGGAGCGCGACCTACCGATCTATGTGGTGTGCCCGGGCCGCACCTTCCGCACCGATGAGCTCGACGCCACCCACACCCCGGTCTTCTCGCAGGTCGAAGGACTGGCGGTGGACAAGGGCCTGACCATGGCGCATCTGCGCGGCACCCTGGACGCGTTCGCCCGCGCCCTGTTCGGGCCGCAGACGCGAACCCGCATGCGCCCCAACTACTTCCCCTTCACCGAACCGTCGGCCGAGGTCGACGTGTGGTTCCCGGACAAGAAGGGCGGCGCCGGCTGGGTCGAATGGGGTGGCTGCGGCATGGTCAACCCCAAGGTGCTCATCGCCAGCGGGATCGACCCCGAGGAATACAGCGGTTTCGCGTTCGGCATGGGCCTGGAGCGAACCCTCCAGTTCCGCAACGGCATTCCGGATATGCGCGACATCGTCGAGGGCGACGTGCGGTTCACGCTGCCCTTCGGTATCCGGTCCTGA
- the pheT gene encoding phenylalanine--tRNA ligase subunit beta translates to MRVAQSWLTDIIARTTPDWSVTPEELDAGFVRVGLEVEEVDTLERVGGEIDKPLVVGRVLEITELTEFKKPIRFCKVDVGNPEPQEIVCGARNFAVGDLVVVVLPGGVLPGGFAISSRKTYGHVSNGMICSVAELGIGKDHSGILVLEPGTAEPGADANELLGLDDTVIELNITPDRGYCFSVRGLARELACGFDLEYADPAVRTLPDDEADAWPVRLEPASQCTRFAVRRVTGIDPDAVSPWWLQRRLLLSGVRPISPAVDVTNYVMLELGQPLHAFDAAKLSGGLVVRPANAGETLRTLDDTERTLDAEDVVIADDSGVISLAGVMGGASTEVSAESTDIVLEAATWNPLLVYRTARRHKLVSEASKRYERVVDPEINVAALDRAATLLAEIAGGTIESALTDIRVPLPATEPIHMDIDLADRVAGVTYPTGTSARRLAQIGCTVEVDVPETGHGQLVVTPPSWRPDLAQPADLVEEVLRLEGLEQIPSVLPAAPAGRGLTPTQRRRRAVSRALAFAGCAEVPPPVFLPAGVFDTWGLDADDPRRTTTRVLNPLDVERPELATTLLPGLLEVAGRNISRGAKDLAIYGIAQVVLPGPDTRPIDPLPVDRRPTDDEVAELLASLPDQPVHVAAVLSGRREPRGPWGDGRPAEAADAFALADAVADAAGVVIERRAGAYLPWHPGRCAELVVDGMVVGHAGELHPAVLERSGLPPRTCAFELNLDALPLREDRPVPVVSPFPAVLQDVSVSVEKAVPAAQVETALRSGGGELLEDITLFDVYEGAQAGEGRKSLTYALRFRAPDRTLTEDEASAARDAAVSAASEAVGAVLRG, encoded by the coding sequence GTGCGAGTAGCGCAGTCCTGGCTGACCGACATCATCGCGCGCACCACCCCCGACTGGTCGGTGACGCCCGAGGAACTCGACGCCGGATTCGTCCGCGTCGGCCTCGAGGTCGAGGAAGTCGACACGCTGGAGCGGGTCGGCGGTGAGATCGACAAGCCGCTGGTGGTCGGCCGCGTCCTGGAGATCACCGAGCTGACCGAGTTCAAGAAGCCGATCCGCTTCTGCAAGGTCGACGTCGGCAATCCCGAGCCGCAGGAAATCGTCTGCGGTGCCCGCAATTTCGCCGTCGGCGATCTGGTGGTCGTGGTGCTGCCCGGCGGTGTGTTGCCCGGCGGTTTCGCCATCTCCTCGCGCAAGACCTACGGCCACGTCTCCAACGGCATGATCTGCTCGGTCGCCGAACTCGGTATCGGCAAGGATCATTCCGGCATCCTGGTGCTCGAGCCCGGCACCGCCGAGCCCGGGGCCGACGCCAATGAGCTGCTCGGTCTCGACGACACCGTCATCGAACTCAACATCACCCCCGACCGCGGCTACTGCTTCTCGGTGCGCGGCCTGGCGCGCGAGCTGGCCTGCGGCTTCGACCTGGAGTACGCCGATCCGGCGGTGCGCACCCTGCCCGACGACGAGGCCGACGCCTGGCCGGTGCGGCTGGAGCCGGCCTCGCAGTGCACCCGGTTCGCGGTGCGCCGGGTCACCGGGATCGACCCGGACGCGGTGAGCCCGTGGTGGTTGCAGCGGCGGCTGCTGCTGTCGGGGGTGCGGCCGATCTCGCCCGCGGTCGACGTCACCAATTATGTGATGCTCGAACTCGGTCAGCCGCTGCACGCCTTCGACGCCGCCAAGCTCAGCGGCGGCCTGGTGGTGCGCCCGGCGAACGCGGGGGAGACGCTGCGCACCCTCGACGACACCGAGCGCACCCTCGACGCCGAAGACGTGGTGATCGCCGACGATTCCGGCGTGATCTCGCTGGCCGGCGTGATGGGCGGTGCCAGCACCGAGGTGTCGGCCGAATCCACCGATATCGTGCTCGAGGCCGCGACCTGGAACCCACTGCTGGTCTACCGCACCGCCCGCAGGCACAAGCTGGTCTCCGAGGCGAGCAAGCGTTACGAGCGGGTGGTCGATCCGGAGATCAACGTTGCAGCGCTCGACCGGGCCGCCACCCTGCTGGCCGAAATCGCCGGTGGCACCATCGAATCCGCGCTCACCGACATCCGGGTGCCGCTGCCGGCGACCGAGCCGATCCACATGGACATCGATCTGGCCGACCGGGTGGCCGGCGTGACCTACCCGACCGGCACCTCCGCGCGGCGGCTGGCGCAGATCGGCTGCACCGTCGAGGTCGATGTGCCCGAGACCGGGCACGGCCAGCTGGTGGTCACCCCGCCGAGCTGGCGGCCGGACCTGGCCCAGCCCGCCGACCTGGTGGAGGAGGTGCTGCGGCTGGAGGGGCTCGAGCAGATCCCGTCGGTGCTGCCCGCGGCTCCCGCCGGTCGCGGTCTGACCCCCACCCAGCGACGCCGGCGCGCGGTGAGCCGGGCACTGGCCTTCGCCGGCTGCGCCGAGGTGCCGCCGCCGGTGTTCCTGCCCGCCGGAGTGTTCGACACCTGGGGCCTGGACGCCGACGATCCGCGCCGCACCACCACCCGGGTGCTCAATCCGCTCGACGTGGAGCGTCCCGAGCTGGCCACCACACTGCTGCCCGGTCTGCTCGAGGTCGCGGGCCGCAATATCTCCCGCGGCGCCAAGGACCTGGCGATCTACGGCATCGCGCAGGTCGTACTCCCCGGCCCGGACACCCGCCCGATCGATCCGCTGCCGGTGGACCGGCGGCCCACCGACGACGAGGTCGCCGAACTGCTGGCCTCGCTGCCGGACCAGCCGGTGCATGTCGCCGCCGTGCTGAGCGGTCGTCGTGAGCCGCGCGGACCGTGGGGCGACGGCCGTCCGGCCGAGGCCGCCGATGCCTTCGCGCTGGCCGATGCCGTCGCCGACGCCGCGGGCGTGGTCATCGAGCGCCGTGCGGGCGCCTACCTGCCGTGGCATCCGGGTCGCTGCGCCGAACTGGTCGTGGACGGCATGGTCGTCGGCCATGCCGGTGAACTGCATCCGGCCGTGCTCGAGCGGTCCGGTCTGCCGCCGCGCACCTGCGCGTTCGAGCTGAACCTGGACGCGCTGCCGTTGCGCGAGGATCGTCCGGTGCCGGTGGTCTCGCCGTTCCCGGCGGTGCTGCAGGACGTGTCGGTCAGCGTCGAAAAGGCCGTGCCCGCCGCTCAGGTCGAGACGGCGCTGCGCTCCGGTGGCGGTGAGCTGCTCGAGGACATCACGCTGTTCGACGTCTACGAGGGCGCCCAGGCCGGTGAGGGCCGCAAATCGCTGACCTACGCACTGCGGTTCCGCGCGCCGGATCGCACCCTGACCGAAGACGAGGCCAGCGCTGCCCGCGATGCCGCGGTCTCGGCCGCGTCGGAGGCTGTCGGCGCGGTGCTGCGCGGGTAG
- a CDS encoding alpha/beta hydrolase, protein MRHPATPVLNALTFQPHPRRIEQTPARLGLDYAELSIPTADGETLHGWWVRAPRSIGHVLIAHGNGGTIGDRVPMFALLTEAGFDVLAFDYRGYGRSTGRPSERGTALDARAARTILLDQPGVDAERVLYLGESLGGAVMLELALAHPPAGLILMSTFTGLRDAARAVYPFLPAPLVPDAYPSLRRIRQLRAPLLIMHGDRDELLPLRHAQRLYEAAPEPKELVVYPGAGHNDILALAAGRWIGTIARWARAVCPT, encoded by the coding sequence ATGCGACACCCCGCGACACCCGTGCTCAATGCGCTGACCTTCCAGCCGCACCCCCGCCGCATCGAGCAGACCCCGGCACGGCTCGGGCTGGACTACGCGGAGCTGTCCATCCCCACCGCCGACGGCGAGACCCTGCACGGCTGGTGGGTGCGCGCGCCGCGCTCGATCGGGCATGTGCTGATCGCGCACGGCAACGGCGGCACTATCGGCGACCGGGTGCCGATGTTCGCGCTGCTGACCGAGGCGGGCTTCGATGTGCTGGCCTTCGACTACCGCGGGTACGGCCGCAGCACCGGGCGTCCCAGCGAACGCGGCACCGCACTCGATGCCCGAGCCGCGCGCACAATCCTGCTCGACCAGCCCGGTGTCGATGCCGAGCGGGTGCTGTACCTGGGGGAGTCGCTGGGTGGGGCGGTCATGCTCGAACTCGCGCTCGCCCACCCGCCCGCCGGCCTGATCCTGATGTCCACCTTCACTGGTCTGCGGGACGCGGCGCGGGCGGTGTATCCATTCCTGCCGGCACCGCTGGTCCCGGACGCGTATCCGAGCCTGCGCCGGATCCGGCAGCTGCGCGCGCCGCTGCTGATCATGCACGGCGACCGCGACGAACTGCTGCCGTTGCGGCACGCGCAGCGGCTGTATGAGGCGGCTCCGGAACCGAAAGAGCTGGTCGTCTATCCCGGCGCGGGTCACAACGACATCCTCGCGCTGGCCGCCGGACGCTGGATCGGCACCATTGCGCGCTGGGCCCGCGCGGTCTGCCCGACCTGA
- a CDS encoding PspA/IM30 family protein: protein MSEFTEISARLAELSDADLLAVIRTATAGRVALAPVHEAAVNMPAETGHIHPHPDVSPPTVIDADYESAPSAPVSGQVGDVSAVPPVPGSAGGASAAGYSTHGVPTFESVRDKVEQRYGTAQGMGELDRQTPVGRSVDEQWQAREEAARERLEQIRKSLRDNDDE from the coding sequence ATGAGCGAGTTCACCGAGATCTCCGCGCGACTGGCCGAGCTGTCCGATGCCGACCTGCTGGCCGTCATCCGTACCGCCACCGCGGGCCGGGTCGCGCTGGCTCCGGTGCACGAGGCCGCGGTGAACATGCCCGCCGAAACCGGTCATATCCATCCGCATCCGGATGTGTCTCCTCCCACTGTGATAGACGCCGACTATGAATCGGCTCCGTCGGCTCCGGTATCGGGCCAGGTCGGAGACGTTTCGGCGGTACCGCCGGTACCGGGTTCGGCAGGCGGTGCGTCGGCCGCCGGATATTCCACCCACGGTGTACCTACTTTCGAGTCAGTTCGGGATAAGGTCGAGCAGCGCTACGGCACCGCGCAGGGGATGGGCGAACTCGATCGGCAGACTCCGGTGGGCCGCAGCGTGGACGAACAGTGGCAGGCGCGCGAAGAGGCCGCGCGTGAGCGCCTGGAACAGATCCGGAAATCGTTGCGCGACAACGACGACGAGTAA
- a CDS encoding copper chaperone PCu(A)C: MRRGIPLAALAALLLVAGCGADDAPGDSSSHAAGSEARTGDITLRNVHIVPAVVPGQCVIQADAPAMLAFAAVNNNPTESDRLVSIDTPAAESVRIEATPEQLTLRPETMLTAGQPVEQVRPPSAPDQPIRVLLMDPAESVRPGKHVELTFAFEHSGEVTFAAPIDSCPTQLSE, translated from the coding sequence ATGAGACGCGGAATACCCCTTGCGGCCCTTGCCGCGCTGCTGCTGGTGGCCGGGTGCGGGGCCGATGACGCCCCTGGAGATTCGAGTTCGCATGCGGCCGGCAGTGAGGCGCGCACCGGCGACATCACCCTGCGCAATGTGCACATCGTGCCCGCGGTGGTGCCCGGTCAATGCGTCATCCAGGCCGACGCACCGGCGATGCTGGCGTTCGCGGCGGTGAACAACAACCCGACCGAATCCGACCGCCTGGTCTCCATCGACACCCCGGCGGCCGAATCGGTGCGGATCGAGGCCACCCCTGAGCAGCTGACGCTGCGTCCGGAGACCATGCTCACGGCGGGTCAGCCGGTCGAGCAGGTGCGGCCGCCGTCGGCGCCGGATCAGCCGATCCGGGTGCTGCTGATGGATCCGGCCGAGTCGGTACGCCCCGGTAAGCATGTCGAGCTCACCTTCGCCTTCGAGCACTCGGGTGAAGTAACCTTCGCGGCCCCGATCGACTCCTGCCCGACCCAGCTCTCCGAGTAA
- a CDS encoding GlxA family transcriptional regulator, with protein MGDRADSPPRPTIAVPLVDGMTLFEIGMPLEALGYDWDPGAPPLYDVTLCGDLRGVRTRTGARLHPQRPLSALSAGDTVLVPAVPPGRSVGAPLVRELRRAARRGARIAALCTGAFALAEAGLLDGRRATTHWRHASLLQRMYPDVEVDARAIYVEDDGIFTSAGSAAGLDLCLHLVRHDHGERAANTIARNLVIAAHRDGDQAQYVSAEPLDDAASWLDELRTWLRGQLPRPITLAELGRAAKMSPRTLARRFERDAGITPMRWVASERIAAARELLETTDQPIERIAFDVGFGSPVTFRAVFTQEVGISPRRYRSRFTAAARVSD; from the coding sequence ATGGGAGATCGTGCCGATTCGCCGCCGCGCCCGACCATCGCGGTCCCGCTCGTCGACGGCATGACGCTGTTCGAGATCGGTATGCCGCTCGAAGCCCTCGGCTACGACTGGGATCCGGGCGCGCCGCCGCTCTACGACGTCACACTCTGCGGTGACCTGCGTGGCGTCCGCACCCGCACCGGCGCCCGGCTGCACCCGCAACGCCCGCTGAGCGCCCTGTCGGCCGGCGACACCGTGCTGGTGCCGGCCGTACCGCCGGGCCGCTCGGTCGGCGCGCCGCTGGTGCGGGAACTGCGCCGGGCCGCCCGGCGCGGAGCCCGGATCGCCGCCCTGTGCACCGGCGCCTTCGCCCTGGCCGAGGCCGGGTTGCTCGACGGACGCCGGGCCACCACGCATTGGCGGCACGCGTCGCTGCTGCAACGGATGTACCCGGACGTCGAGGTCGACGCCCGCGCCATCTACGTCGAGGACGACGGCATCTTCACCAGCGCGGGATCCGCGGCCGGACTCGACCTGTGCCTGCACCTGGTCCGCCACGATCACGGCGAGCGCGCGGCGAACACCATCGCCCGCAACCTCGTCATTGCCGCGCACCGCGACGGCGACCAGGCCCAATACGTGTCCGCGGAACCGCTCGACGACGCCGCCTCCTGGCTCGACGAACTCCGCACCTGGCTGCGCGGGCAGCTGCCCCGGCCGATCACCCTCGCCGAACTCGGCCGCGCGGCCAAGATGTCGCCGCGAACTCTGGCCCGGCGGTTCGAGCGCGATGCCGGCATCACCCCGATGCGGTGGGTGGCGAGCGAACGGATCGCGGCGGCGCGCGAGCTGCTCGAAACGACCGATCAGCCGATCGAGCGGATCGCCTTCGACGTCGGCTTCGGTTCCCCGGTCACGTTCCGCGCGGTGTTCACGCAGGAGGTCGGGATCTCACCGCGGCGGTACCGGAGCAGGTTCACCGCCGCGGCGCGAGTCAGCGACTGA